From a region of the Vanrija pseudolonga chromosome 2, complete sequence genome:
- the rbsK gene encoding Ribokinase: MPKALVRGSINIDEFYLLPHIVRPGETIASTGFSRSTGGKGANQAYAAGRAGANVVLDAQVGADGAEVVKLIASGGVDVSRVRVIDGEVTGRAIIQRAADGENSIVLHPGANFAPSSGEVDLAGYTHLLLQNEIPLDDTLAYLRAAGKAGIKSVYNPSPMPSREVLAAFPWDCLSYLIVNEGELSDILAAFDDTPLDAKLSVKDRAIAQMHALHGAKGFAKSVAIVTTIGPEGVLVLDVKGPHPEVAYSPAAKARKVVDTTGAGDTFAGYFVAMLMDKGDDAPIAELIPTCLQACAITVENAGALESIPARADVEARLALKE, encoded by the exons ATGCCCAAGGCCCTTGTTCGCGGATCAATCA ACATCGACGAGTTCTACCTCCTCCCGCACATCGTGCGCCCGGGAGAGACGATCGCGTCGACCGGCTTCTCGCGCAGCACGGGCGGCAAGGGTGCCAACCAGGCGTACGCTGCTGGCCGGGCGGGCGCTaacgtcgtcctcgatgcCCAGGtgggcgcggacggcgccgaggtcgtcaagctcatcgcgagcggcggtgtcgacgtctcgcgcgtgcgcgtgattgacggcgag GTTACTGGCCGCGCCATCATCCAGCgcgctgccgacggcgagaaCAGCATCGTGCTCCACCCCGGCGCCAACTTTGCGCCGTccagcggcgaggtcgacctcgcgggCTACACGCATCTCCTGCTCCAGAACGAGatcccgctcgacgacacgctcgcgtACCTCCGTGCTGCGGGCAAGGCGGGCATCAAGAGCGTGTACAACCCCTCGCCGATGCCCTcgcgcgaggtgctcgccgcgTTCCCGTGGGACTGCCTGTCGTACCTCATCGTcaacgagggcgagctgtccgacatcctcgccgcgtttgacgacacgccgctcgacgccaagctcagCGTCAAGGACCGTGCTATTGCGCAGATGCACGCGCTGCACGGCGCAAAGGGCTTCGCAAAGTCAGTCGCGATCGTCACGACGATCGGACCCGAGGGCGTTCTCGTTCTCGACGTCAAGGGACCCCATCCCGAGGTCGCGTACTCGCCtgccgccaaggcgcgcaaggtcgtcgacacgaCCGGCGCTGGCGACACGTTTGCCGGCTACTTTGTGGCCATGCTCATGgacaagggcgacgacgcgccgatCGCCGAGTTGATCCCGACTTGTCTCCAG GCCTGCGCTATCACGGTCGAGAATGCCGGCGCTTTGGAGAGCATTCCTGCCCGGGCGGACGTTGAGGCGCGCCTTGCTCTCAAGGAGTAG
- the fer6_1 gene encoding Multidrug resistance protein fer6, which yields MVTTGAAAPRAAGTNNTNSGVNNNITTAPASYPPAAPHAAAEDKASTTTANDEEKGTLASPRRDEKAYAESEDEDEKDGADGAAGGRLRDLGQGQAAESFKREHWWQIWRPRNPPPPPSKSFDDAAEIPLATANILSALTFHWVSPIMKTGYQRPLQATDLWKMDHSREADYLSDRFLANLEKRQKAAAEWNEKLPTVVAPWTTRTKWSFTAATKHHLPPEFAAYGSDKSYAARKATLEAEWRGHSGKKKGSITWALNDTFPNFWWAGVYKLFADEAQLMSPLLVKALINFSKEMYLGNHHEGKKPNIGRGIGMAIGMFCLAIMQTLCQHQFFFLSMQTGAMSRAALISAVYKRSLRLSVRARSNIPNGKLMAHLSSDISRIDYCAQWFHAIWTAPIQLIVTLILLCLQIGPSAIVGFSLFIILTPLQTYIMKLSLMVRKKSMVFTDGRSKLLQEILSSMQIIKVFTYELPFLKRLEFLRNMEMKSVRKIAYIRAANMSLAFSVPALATVLSFVTYTSTHRNLDPAILFTALALFNLLRQPLLFLPRALSTYADAKNAVERLTDVFEAELMEEKDMVNPNLDVAIRAKGATFQWASIPEVDQIVEGKGGKGGKGGRGKKDKKGKTPAKTPPKTPPVQDSDATPAEAREPFKVEDLNLEIPRGRLVAIVGPVGSGKSSILQGLLGEMRTLSGTVEFGGRAGYCQQSAWIQNATLRDNIVFGQKWDESRYWQCVADASLLADLEILPDGDLTEIGEKGVNLSGGQKQRVNIARAMYFNSDIVLFDDPLSAVDAHVGKALFNEAILGLRTRGKTVVLVTHALHLLPQVDYIYTVGNGHIVEQGTYESLVSSGGAFKRLMDEFGGQQEAKQEEEAADEEEAIAEIPLESPLDEKLTSERVAKLTRKSVGKAAGTGKLEGRLMQSEVRKTGSVGRKVYAAYLKAGRAAVTLPLILVFGIGMQTASVLSTVWLTWWEADSFHKSMGFYQGMYAFLNISQALIFLLMGIAMAVLSYLASKNMYNGALQRVMFSPMSFFDTNPTGRIMGIFGKDVDMMDNQLADALRMQAITLFSMVGSVVIITVFFHYFIIVMFVVGLGYLYFAQYYRTSAREMKRLDSMLRSLLYAHFSESLSGLATIRAYGETSRFIKENSWYMDLEDRAYLLTSANQRWLAVRLDFLGAILVFCVAVMSAAGGAGLTPAQIGLCLTYMTQITQLLGMLTRQSAEVENNMNAIERIMYYSDGGLPQEAAYNVEPEPQNWPSAGNIKLEKVVMSYRKGLPPVLKGISAEFKSGEKIGIIGRTGAGKTSITVALYRLAELTSGKITIDDIDISSLGLQTLRSHIAIIPQDPVLFSGTLRSNLDPFNLYDDARLYDALKRACLIDETGHDGADPAATRTARFTLDMPIDDEGSNLSIGERSLVSLARALVKDSRIVVLDEATAAVDLETDAKIQETIRREFGSKTLLCIAHRLRTIISWDRILVMNAGEIEDFGTPLDLFDAGGLFRTLCERSHISREEITRARKEETFA from the exons ATGGTGACGACTGGCGCGGCagccccgcgcgcggccggcacAAACAACACTAATAGCggcgtcaacaacaacatcacTACGGCCCCGGCGTCGTACCCGCCTGCCGCTCCACACGCCGCTGCAGAAGACAAGGCGTCAACGACAAcggccaacgacgaggagaagggcaCCCTCGCGTCcccgcgccgagacgagAAGGCCTATGCCGAGTccgaggacgaagacgagaAAGatggcgcggacggcgcggcaggcgGAAGGCTGCGAGACCTAGGCCAAGGCCAGGCCGCGGAGAGCTTCAAGCGCGAACATTGGTG GCAAATATGGCGCCCGCGcaacccaccaccgccgccgagcaagTCGTTTGACGATGCGGCGGAGATCCCGCTCGCGACGGCCAACATCCTCTCGGCGCTTACCTTCCAC TGGGTATCGCCCATCATGAAGACGGGTTATCAGCGGCCGTTACAGGCGACCGACCTGTGGAAGATGGATCACTCGCGAGAGG CCGATTACCTCTCGGATCGGTTCCTTGCCAACTTGGAGAAGCGGCAGAAGGCAGCTGCGGAGTGGAATGAGAAGCTGCCGACCGTTGTGGCGCCGTGGACGACGCGCACAAAGTGGTCGTTCACCGCCGCGACAAAACATCACCTGCCCCCCGAGTTTGCAGCGTACGGCAGTGACAAGAGCTAtgccgcgcgcaaggcgacgctcgaggccgagtggcgcGGGCACAGtggcaagaagaagggcagCATCACCTGGGCGCTCAATGACACGTTCCCCAACTTTTGGTGGGCAGGCGTGTACAAGCTCTTTgcggacgaggcgcagctcATGTCCCCGCTGCTCGTCAAGGCACTGATCAACTTCAGTAAAGAGA TGTACCTCGGGAACCACCACGAGGGCAAAAAGCCCAACATCGGGCGCGGCATCGGCATGGCTATCGGCATGTTCTGCCTCGCCATCATGCAGACGCTGTGCCAGCACCAGTTCTTCTTCCTGTCCATGCAGACGGGCGCCatgtcgcgcgcggccctcATCTCGGCAGTGTACAAGCGCTCGCTCCGGCTgtcggtgcgcgcgcgctccaaCATTCCCAACGGCAAGCTCATGGCGCACCTGTCGAGCGATATCAGCCGCATCGACTACTGCGCCCAGTGGTTCCACGCCATCTGGACCGCCCCGATCCAGCTCATCGTGACTCTCATCCTGCTCTGCCTCCAGATCGGCCCCTCGGCCATCGTCGGCTTTTCGCTCTTCATCATCCTCACCCCGCTCCAGACGTACATCATGAAGCTGTCCCTCATGGTGCGCAAAAAGTCCATGGTCTTCACCGACGGCAGGTCAAAGCTCCTCCAGGAGATCCTCAGCTCGATGCAGATCATCAAGGTGTTCACCTACGAGCTGCCCTtcctcaagcgcctcgagTTCCTCAGGAATATGGAGATGAAGTCGGTCCGCAAGATCGCCTACATCCGCGCCGCGAACATGAGTCTCGCGTTCAGCGTGCCCGCCCTGGCGACGGTCCTCTCGTTCGTGACGTACACGTCGACGCACAGGAATCTCGATCCCGCCATCCTCTTTACCGCCCTTGCCTTGTTCAACCTGCTTCGCCAGCCTCTCCTATTCCTTCCGCGTGCGCTCTCGAcctacgccgacgccaagaaCGCCGTGGAGCGTCTCACAGACGTGTTTGAGGCCGAGCTCatggaggagaaggacatGGTCAACCCCAACCTGGACGTGGCGATCCGCGCAAAGGGCGCAACGTTCCAGTGGGCGTCCATCCCGGAGGTAGATCAGATTGTGGAAGGCAAGGGTGGCAAGGGCGGAAAAGGTGGCAGgggcaagaaggacaagaagggtAAGACTCCCGCCAAGACCCCTCCCAAGACTCCCCCTGTCCAGGATTCCGACGCCACTCCGGCCGAAGCGCGCGAGCCGTtcaaggtcgaggacctcaaCCTTGAGATTCCTCGCGGGCGCCTCGTTGCCATCGTCGGCCCTGTAGGCAGCGGCAAGAGCAGCATCCTCCAGGGCCTCCTGGGCGAGATGCGCACCTTGTCTGGAACAGTCGAGTttggcggccgcgcgggCTACTGCCAGCAGTCGGCATGGATCCAGAACGCAACATTGCGCGACAACATTGTGTTTGGGCAGAAGTGGGACGAGAGCCGGTACTGGCAGTGCGTTGCCGACGCGTCGCTACTTGCCGACCTTGAAATCCTCCCAGACGGCGACCTGACCGAGATTGGCGAGAAGGGCGTCAACCTCTCCGGCGGCCAGAAGCAGCGTGTCAACATTGCCCGAGCAATGTACTTCAACTCTGATATCGTGCTGTTCGACGACCCTCTCAGCGCTGTCGACGCGCACGTGGGCAAGGCGCTGTTCAACGAGGCCATTCTCGGTCTCCGTACTCGCGGCAAGACGGTCGTGCTCGTCACCCATGCGCTCCACCTGCTCCCCCAGGTCGACTACATCTACACAGTCGGAAATGGCCACATCGTCGAGCAGGGCACATACGAGAGCCTCGTCAGCTCTGGCGGCGCGTTCAAACGCCTCATGGACGAGTTTGGCGGCCAGCAAGAGGCcaagcaggaggaggaggccgcagacgaggaagaggccaTCGCGGAGATTCCGCTCGAGTCGCCGCTGGACGAAAAGTTGACCAGCGAGCGTGTGGCAAAGTTGACGAGGAAATCGGTCGGCAAGGCGGCCGGTACTGGCAAGCTTGAG GGCCGGCTCATGCAGTCTGAAGTCCGCAAGACGGGCTCGGTCGGGCGTAAGGTTTACGCCGCGTACCTCAAGGCTGGTCGTGCGGCCGTCACGCTGCCCCTCATCTTGGTGTTCGGCATCGGCATGCAGACGGCGTCGGTGCTGTCAACCGTCTGGCTCACGTGGTGGGAGGCCGACTCTTTCCACAAGTCGATGGGTTTCTACCAGGGCATGTACGCCTTCCTCAACATCTCCCAGGCGctcatcttcctcctcatgGGCATCGCCATGGCTGTCCTGTCGTACCTCGCCTCGAAGAACATGTACAATGGCGCGCTGCAACGCGTCATGTTCAGCCCCATGTCCTTCTTCGACACCAACCCCACGGGTCGTATCATGGGCATCTTTGGCAAGGACGTCGACATGATGGACaaccagctcgccgacgcgttgCGAATGCAAGCTATCACGCTGTTCTCG ATGGTCGGATCTGTGGTCATTATTACCGTCTTCTTCCACTACTTTATCATTGT TATGTTTGTTGTCGGCCTGGGATACCTCTACTTTGCCCAGTACTACCGCACCTCGGCACGGGAGATGAAGCGCCTCGACTCGATGCTTCGTTCACTTTTGTATGCGCACTTTTCGGAATC GCTGTCGGGCCTCGCGACCATCCGCGCATACGGCGAGACATCGCGCTTCATCAAGGAGAACAGCTGGTACATGGACCTCGAGGACAGGGCGTACCTGCTCACCTCGGCCAACCAGCGCTGGCTTGCAGTGCGCCTCGACTTTCTCGGCGCCATCCTCGTCTTCTGCGTAGCTGTCATGTCAGCGGCAGGCGGTGCCGGTctcacgccggcgcagaTCGGCCTGTGCTTGACCTACATGACTCAGATCACCCAGCTTCTGGGCATGCTTACACGCCAGTCGGCCGAAGTCGAGAACAACATGAACGCCATCGAGCGCATCATGTACTACTCTGACGGCGGCCTTCCCCAGGAGGCAGCATACAACGTCGAGCCTGAGCCGCAGAACTGGCCAAGTGCGGGTAACATCAAGCTTGAGAAAGTCGTCATGTCGTACAGAAAGGGCCTGCCGCCGGTCCTCAAGGGAAT CTCGGCAGAGTTCAAGAGTGGCGAGAAGATTGGCATCATTGGCCGTACCGGTGCAGGAAAGACATCGATCACAGTCGCGCTGTACCGCCTCGCTGAGCTCACGTCGGGCAAGATCACGATTGACGACATCGACATTTCTAGCCTCGGTCTCCAGACGCTGCGCTCGCACATTGCCATTATCCCACAAGACCCAGTGCTCTTCAGCGGCACGCTGCGCTCCAACCTGGACCCGTTCAACCtgtacgacgacgcgagactgtacgacgcgctcaagcgcGCCTGTCTTATCGACGAGACGGGCCACGACGGGGCCGAcccagcagcgacgcgcaCAGCACGGTTCACGCTCGACATGccgatcgacgacgagggctcCAATCTGTCGATTGGCGAGCGGAGTCTTGTCAGCCTGGCCCGCGCACTCGTCAAAGACTCGCGTatcgtcgtgctcgacgaggccaccgcggccgtcgacctcgagacggACGCCAAGATCCAGGAGACGATCCGGCGCGAATTCGGCTCCAAGACACTCCTGTGTATCGCGCACCGGCTGCGCACTATTATTTCATGGGACCGCATCCTCGTCATGAACGCCGGCGAGATCGAGGACTTTGGGACCCCGCTCGACCTGTTTGACGCAGGCGGCCTGTTTAGAACCCTGTGCGAGAGGAGCCATATCTCGCGCGAGGAGATTACAAGGGCGAGAAAGGAGGAGACTTTTGCGTAG
- the SPAC8C9.12c gene encoding putative mitochondrial carrierc: MTDSAAPSTSSSSGRLHVHPHGVTHLGHPTQTHSSALEALEEDEHDYESLPLGYGWGTNMIAGAMAGISEHAAIFPVDSIKTRMQVLAPVSVQAAGEGAAAAAARAPVTTFTQHLRLASMTEGVRSLWRGVASVILGAGPAHAAHFGMYEFVREIAGGHDEGMKGVAGTALAGASATITSDALMNPFDVIKQRMQIQGSPFRSVWQCAKTVYHTEGLTAFYVSYPTTLTMTVPFTAVQFSVYESLKTLFNPSGGYSPITHVTAGGIAGGIAAAVTTPLDVAKTLLQTRGSSADERIRNARGMGEALRIIVERDGWRGLRRGMVPRVLTVAPSTAISWMSYEFFKVLIRQGGQLPETGAPA; this comes from the exons ATGACCGACTCGGCTGCTCCGTcgacctcttcctcctctggACGGCTGCACGTCCACCCCCACGGCGTGACCCACCTCGGGCACCCCACGCAAACACATagctcggcgctcgaggcactggaagaggacgagcacgactATGAGAGCCTGCCGCTCGGATACGGATGGGGTACCAACATGATCGCGGGCGCCATG GCTGGCATCTCGGAGCATGCTGCCATCTTCCCCGTGGACTCTATCAAG ACCCGAATGCAGGTCCTCGCACCCGTCTCGGTGCAGGCTGCCGGTGagggtgccgctgccgctgccgctcgggCACCAGTCACGACGTTCACGCAGCACCTGCGCCTCGCGTCCATGACTGAGGGCGTCCGCTCGCTCTGGCGCGGAGTCGCGtccgtcatcctcggcgccggtcccgcccatgccgcccacTTCGGCATGTACGAGTTTGTGAGGGAGATTGCTGGCGGACACGACGAGGGCATGAAGGGTGTCGCGGGTACTGCGCTCGCGGGTGCCTCGGCCACCATCACCTCGGACGCTTTGATGAACCCCTTTGacg TGATCAAGCAGCGCATGCAGATCCAGGGCTCGCCATTCCGCTCCGTCTGGCAGTGCGCCAAGACGGTGTACCACACCGAGGGCCTGACCGCATTCTACGTCTCGTACCCCACGACCCTCACCATGACCGTTCCTTTCACCGCCGTTCAGTTCAGCGTCTACGAGTCGCTCAAGACGCTGTTCAACCCCAGCGGTGGCTACTCGCCTATCACCCACGTCACTGCTGGTGGTATTGCCGGTGGTatcgcggccgccgtcaCGACtcccctcgacgtcgccaagACGCTCCTGCAGACCCGCGGATCTTCGGCTGACGAGAGGATACGCAACGCCAGAGGCATGGGCGAGGCGCTCCGCATCATCGTTGAGCGCGACGGATGGCGTGGTCTGCGCCGCGGCATGGTCCCCCGCGTCCTCACCGTGGCACCTTCGACCGCGATTTCATGGATGTCGTACGAGTTCTTCA AGGTTCTCATTCGTCAAGGCGGTCAGCTGCCCGAGACTGGCGCGCCCGCATGA
- the FN3KRP gene encoding Ketosamine-3-kinase translates to MPLHPLIAAIFTEAGHDPSLLPQTATDILRTPSGVFYTKVVRGTAAAQARGEAASLVAMARDAPPGLVPTVLGVKEDNGSLAMVSSYVDGSRAPDFQARLGAALAAMHAPGRSSRYGFDTPTHCGATEQRNDWNESWEAFFRDQRLGDLVRRLGDARISNLWEEMVAGAVPLLLGHFSPPPTPVILHGDLWSGNVAASRDGMPVIYDPASYYGHGEADLGITHMFGGFTPAFYDAYHAVHPRSAPYYDQRQQLYELYHHLNHALMFGGGYVGSAVRIMRGLVAWAEGVEKGASGD, encoded by the exons ATGCCGCTCCACCCGCTCATAGCAGCAATCTTCACCGAAGCAGGGCACGACCCGTCCCTCCTGCCCCAGACGGCGACGGACATACTCCGCACCCCCAGCGGCGTGTTCTACACCAAAGTCGTCCGCGGGACAGCGGCAGCCCAAGCACGGGGCGAAGCGGCGTCCCTCGTCGCTATGGCGCGCGATGCACCTCCCGGGCTAGTGCCAACAGTGCTCGGGGTCAAGGAGGACaacggctcgctcgccatggTCAGCAGCTACGTcgacggctcgcgcgccccCGACTTCCAggcgcgtctcggcgccgccctcgccgcgatGCACGCGCCGGGCCGGAGCTCGCGCTACGGCTTTgacacgccgacgcactGCGGCGCCACGGAGCAGCGTAATGACTGGAATGAGAGCTGGGAGGCGTTCTTCCGGGACCAGCGGCTGGGCGACTTGGTACGGCGTCTCGGGGACGCAAGGATCAGCAACCTGTGGGAGGAGAtggtggcggg cgccgtgcccctcctccttggccacttctcacccccgcccacgccggtCATACTCCACGGCGACCTGTGGTCCGGCAACGTCGCTGCGTCGCGGGATGGGATGCCGGTCATCTACGATCCCGCGAGTTACTACGGGCATGGGGAGGCGGATCTGGGGATCACGCACATGTTTGgcg GCTTCACACCCGCCTTCTACGACGCATACCACGCCGTCCACCCCCGCTCAGCGCCATACTACGACCAACGACAGCAGCTGTACGAGCTGTACCACCACCTCAAT CACGCGCTCATGTTTGGCGGTGGGTACGTTGGGTCTGCGGTGCGGATCATGCGCGGGCTCGTTGCTTGGGCCGAAGGGGTCGAGAAGGGGGCGTCGGGTGACTGA
- the ATP3 gene encoding ATP synthase subunit gamma, mitochondrial, whose translation MFTRGVRPALTVARVARQQQAGMATLKEIDQRLKSVRNIEKITKSMKVVASTKLTRAERAMKEAKKYGAANNELYNHTSAEEEAAAEGGKKIVYLAVSSDGGLCGGIHSSISRYTKKALAAQPGELAIVGDKPKAQLGRTAADQIKVTFAGVGKDVPTFAEASAIADEILKVTPDYDEIRIISNHYISALSYEANTVTLTSAEALRNSPGFQQYEMEEDVSKDLAEFSLANGIYTALVEGHAAEISARRTAMENASNNANDMMASLQLQFNRGRQAVITTELIDIITGASAL comes from the exons ATGTTCACCCGTGGCGTCCGTCCCGCCCTCACCGTCGCCCGCGTGgcccgccagcagcaggccggcATGGCGACCCTCAAGGAGATTGACCAgcg TCTCAAGTCGGTCCGCAACATCGAGAAGATCACCAAG TCGATGAAGGTCGTCGCCTCGACCAAGCTCACCCGTGCCGAGCGTGCCAtgaaggaggccaagaagtACGGTGCCGCCAACAACG AGCTCTACAACCACACttcggccgaggaggaggccgctgccgagggTGGCAAGAAGATTGTCTAcctcgccgtctcgtcggACGGTGGTCTTTGCGGTGGTATCCACTCTTCGATCTCGCGTTACACCAAGaaggcgctcgctgcccagcCTGGAGAGCTCGCCATTGTTGGTgacaagcccaaggcccagctcggccgtaCCGCTGCCGACCAGATCAAGGTCACCTTCGCCGGTGTCGGCAAGGACGTGCCCACGTTCGCCGAGGCCTCGGCCATTGCCGACGAGATCCTCAAGGTCACCCCCGACTACGACGAGATCCGCATCATCTCCAACCACTACATCTCGGCCCTCTCGTACGAGGCCAACACTGTCACCCTCACCTCGGCCGAGGCCCTCCGCAACTCGCCCGGATTCCAGCAGtacgagatggaggaggacgtgtccaaggacctcgccgagttctcgctcgccaacggcATCTACACTGCCCTTGTCGAgggccacgccgccgagattTCCGCTCGTCGTACTGCCATGGAGAACGCCTCGAACAACGCCAACGACATGATGGCctcgctccagctccagTTCAACCGTGGTCGCCAGGCCGTCATTACCACCGAGCTTATCGACATTATCACCGGTGCCTCGGCCCTCTAA
- the tif212 gene encoding putative eukaryotic translation initiation factor 2 subunit beta, translated as MADPEVDLFAGMKKKKKKVVVAELDEAPVAAAVETPAAPAAPKAEEPVATSSSTPEPAAEAAPAEDAGDLFADLKKKKKKKKDIPLDLESAEPEPSADGDVPIVKKKKKKPAADFAAELNELDAERAADGAEGEEFGDDVFKAGDGESAETGGVDAWVSENRDPTYPELLKRFFTLLHLNNPELAGEKRRYTIVPPQVARDGTKKTMFANFVDICRRMHRQPEHVLAFLYAELGTQGSMDGSQRLILRGRFNQKQIENVLRKYIVEYVTCKICKSPDTLLGKENRLYFLTCESCGSRRSVSAIKAGFLAQVGKRPKAP; from the exons A TGGCCGACCCCGAGGTTGACCTTTTCGCCGGaatgaagaagaagaagaaaaaggttgtcgtcgccgagctcgacgaggcccccgtcgctgctgccgtcgagacgcccgccgcccccgccgcccccaaggccgaggagcccgTCGctacctcgtcgtcgacgcccgagcctgctgctgaggctgcACCTGCCGAGGACGCTGGCGACCTGTTTGCCGActtgaagaagaagaagaagaagaaaaaGGACATTcctctcgacctcgagtcggCTGAGCCCGAGCCTtctgccgacggcgacgtgcccatcgtgaagaagaagaagaaaaaGCCCGCTGCCGActtcgccgccgag ctcaacgagctcgacgccgagcgtgctgccgacggtgccgagggcgaggagttTGGTGACGACGTTTTCAAGGCTGGTgacggcgagtcggccgagACTGGCGGTGTCGACGCATGGGTTTCGGAGAACCGTGACCCCACGTACCCCGAG cTCCTTAAGCGCTTCTtcaccctcctccacctcaacaaccccgagctcgctggcGAGAAGAGGAGGTACACGATCGTCCCGCCCCAGGTCGCGCGTGACGGCACAAAGAAGACCATGTTCGCCAACTTTGTCGACATCTGTCGCCGTATGCACCGTCAGCCCGAGCacgtcctcgccttcctgTACGCCGAATTGGGTACCCAGGGTTCGATGGACGGCAGCCAGCGCCTCATCCTCCGTGGTCGTTTCAACCAGAAGCAGATTGAGAACGTTCTCCGCAAGTACATTGTCGAGTACGTCACCTGCAAGATCTGCAAGTCGCCCGacacgctcctcggcaaggagaACCGTCTCTACTTCCTCACCTGCGAGTCGTGCGGTTCCCGCCGGTCCGTCTCGGCCATCAAGGCCGGTTTCCTGGCCCAGGTCGGAAAGCGTCCCAAGGCCCCGTAA
- the IST1 gene encoding Vacuolar protein sorting-associated protein IST1: MVPWNAARTKVQIKLSIQRLRTLQEKKHALAKKSRRDIADLVQKGRIETAKLRVEGLIQDDIYVELLELLELYAETLQARFGLLDASVSETPEPSISDAVCAIVYAAPRTELKELHILREILMHKFGRNFSLSLLPGDNNPSPPGVPPRIVSKLKVFAPGAELVDAYLSEIASSYGVSYLPLLPNDSAEAGDGEGADDEAGSGDGDGGAKESNSEPKAAAVAVPAPAAPAREPSPLKSPDAEKKDAPPPPGQIRVVKKPTEDDELAARFERLKNLR; this comes from the exons ATGGTCCCGTGGAACGCAGCGCGGACAAAG GTCCAGATCAAGCTCTCGATCCAGCGCCTGCGCACCCTCCAAGAGAAGAAACATGCCCTCGCGAAGAAGTCGCGCCGCGACATTGCCGACCTGGTGCAGAAGGGGCGCATTGAGACGGCCAAGCTGAGGGTGGAGGGGTTGATCCAGGACGATATCTatgtcgagctgctcgagctgttggag CTGTACGCCGAGACGCTGCAGGCGCGCTttggcctgctcgacgcgagTGT CAGCGAGACCCCCGAGCCGTCCATCTCGGACGCGGTCTGCGCCATCGTCTACGCGGCCCCGCGcaccgagctcaaggagctgcaCATCCTGCGCGAGATCCTCATGCacaag tTCGGCCGCAActtctccctctccctcctcccagGCGACAACaacccctcgccgcccggcgtgccgccgcgcatcgtgtccaagctcaaggtcttcgcgccgggcgccgagctggtcgacgcgTACCTGTCGGAGATTGCGAGCAGCTACGGGGTGTCGTACCTGCCTTTGCTGCCGAACGACAGCGCGGAAGcgggggacggcgagggtgcCGACGATGAGGCGGGCAGCGGGGatggtgacggcggcgcgaagGAGAGCAACAGCGAGCCCAAGGCCGCTGCGGTTGCTGTTCCTGCACCCGctgcgcccgcgcgcgaACCATCGCCCCTCAAGTCGCCTGATGCTgagaagaaggacgcgccgccccctcctGGGCAGATTCGCGTCGTCAAGAAgccgaccgaggacgacgagctcgcggcaCGGTTTGAGCGCCTCAAGAACTTGCGCTAG
- the FMC1 gene encoding ATP synthase assembly factor FMC1, mitochondrial yields MSQTKHIYRSLLRELRLSSNQPRAKRNPTVAIHVRQLVDSAQSKEQLDRTLVEARDFLRSSRIYDELVKRYNPTHGMSQDERVHASARRVGLDTPLEFKKEDGEKE; encoded by the exons ATGTCGCAAACAAAGCACATCTACCGCTCCctcctgcgcgagctgcgcctcAGC TCGAACCAGCCCAGGGCGAAGCGGAACCCCACCGTGGCGATCCATgtgcgccagctcgtcgacagcgcgCAGAgcaaggagcagctcgaccggACGCTCGTTGAGGCGCGCGACTTtctgcgctcgtcgaggataTATGAT gaACTCGTCAAGCGCTACAACCCCACACATGGCATGAGTCAGGACGAGCGCGTGCATGCCTCTGCTCGGCGGGTGGGACTGGACACTCCGCTCGAGttcaagaaggaggacggGGAGAAGGAGTAG